TCATAGTATGCTTAGCTGCCAGTTTTCATTTTACAGCATACATATTTTTGACAGTATTTCCAGTTTATTTTTACACATCAAGATTTATTAAAAACTTTTGGCTCTTTCAGCTTGTAGTTAGTATAGCATGTATCTTGTTTGTTGTTTTACTTGATGCTGTTATCGTTGCTTTCATAGGAGTCGGGGTTCTGGGAGAAGGATTTGGAACTTACAAATCAGGAGGTATCTATGGCTCAAATCTACCAGTTTCTGATTTATTTTTGTGTTTTGTGTTCTTTATTTTATTTGTCTTTTTTAAAAAATATTCAGTCCTTCAGGAGTTTCAGAAAAATTTATTTCAAACTATATTTTTAATTTCAATAATTCTTTGCTTTGCAGCCGTTCAATCTACTTTTGCAATAAGAGGTATGTATTACTTCTCATTTTTGTCAATTATCATCGTTCCTTTATTAATAACCTCAATAGAAAATAAAAAAATAGAATATATATTATGGATAAGTGTTTTCTGTTTTTTCCTCTTATATTGGGCATTAACTATTCCTTATGCTAATCTTGGTGAAACCTATCCTTACAAATCTAAAATTCTGAATTTATGAATCCGCTGATTTCAATAATAGTTCCAATTTATAAAGTTGAAAAATATTTAGAAAAGTGTGTGGAAAGTTTGCTCTCTCAAGAATATTCTAATATTGAAATTTTTTTAGTTAACGACGGTTCTCCTGATAATTGCGGTTCTATATGTAATCATTTTGCTCAAATAGATAATCGTGTAATAGTCATTCACAAAGAAAATGGAGGATTATCAGACGCAAGAAATGCTGCTTTATCATTAGTTAAAGGAGAATACATCACTTTTATAGATAGTGACGATTTTGTGGAGTCTACTTACATATCAAATCTTTTTAATCTTATTCACAAATATCAATCAGATATTGCAGTAAGTCTTTTTAAATTTGTAATAGAAGGTGAGAGGCAGATTGTATATCAGGAAGAAGGAAAGGACATGAAATTTTCACGTCTTGAAGCATTAAATACGATGTTTTACCAAGATACTTTCGATAATAATGCAACAGCCAAATTATATCATTCGGCACTTTTTAAAAACATAAGATTTCCTAAAGGACTTCTATATGAAGATCTTTTAACTACATACAAATTAATGCTTTTAGCAGAACGAGGTGTCGCATTTTCAGATGTGAAAACATATAACTACCTATTGCGAGAAGATAGTATAGAGGGTTCTCCCTTTAGTGATAAAAAAATGAAAAGTCTAATTTTTGCAATAGAGGATTTCGAAAAAATAAAATTGGAAATGCCAGATTTAGAAAAAAGCATTAATTGTAGAATATTAAGTTTGTCTCTTCATCTGTTATTCGAAACCGAAAAATACAGTAACGATGAGAGAGTAATATTTTTAATAGTTAAAAAGTATAGATTTAAAGTCTTAAAAGATCAGAAAGCCAGAAGAAAAGCTAGAATTGCTGCCATTATCTCTTATTTTGGATTAGAATCTTTAAGGTTTCTTTATAAATTTGGAAAATCGAGAAATCATAGCTAAAATAAATGGCAAAAGAATGTGTTTTTATAAAAAAATATGACTTGTCGGGCAGTATTCAAATTAATAATGTTTCTAAAATGTTTAATTTATTATACTTTTGTAAAAGTTTACGATCCGTAAATTTTAAGAATAAAATTGGATGAAAAGAATTTTACACATTGCAGAAGCATTCAGTACAGGTATCTATACATATTTACGTGATCTTACATCTTACATGACAAATGTTGATAATGCGGAAAAATACGAGATAGTTATCATTTATAGCAAACGGGATGTACTTGACGAATCAAAAATTAAAGATGATTTTTCTGATAATGTAAGATTCATTAAATTACAAATGATGCGTAATATCAATCCTAAAGACGATTTTCAATCTTTGCTAAAACTTAGGCAGATATTGAAAGCCGAACGCCCGGATATTGTTCATCTGCATTCTTCCAAAGCTGGTGTTTTGGGTAGAATAGCATCTATAGGTATTATAAAAAGAAACAGAGTTTTTTATTCACCACACGGTTACGCATTTCTACGCCAAGATATTTCGCCTGCATCACAAAAACTATTTCGTTTTATCGAAATGTCTGGTCAGTTTTTTTTTGGAGGAATTACCATTGCATCTGGAGAAACAGAGCTTGAGTTTGCTAAGAAAATTGGCAAAACATATTTTGTAAGAAACGGAGTAGACTTTAAAAATCAACGTTTTATTGCAAGTATAGAAAAAAATAAAAAATTTACAGTAGGAACAATCGGGGTTTTACATACACAAAAAAATCCTTCAGACTTCAATGAAATAGCTCTTAAAATGCCAGATATAGATTTTATATGGATAGGAAATGGCGAATTAGCACACCAACTCACGGCACCCAATATTACGATTACTGGTTGGATAGACACAAGAGAAAAGTTGTTGTCTCTCACTTCTACATTTGATGTATATTTGCAAGTATCACTGTGGGAAGGACTTTCTATAGCTATTTTAGAAGCAATGGCATTAAGAAAGCCTATTGTTGCAAGTAATATTATTGGTAATAAAGATTCTGTACAAAACGGGAAGACAGGATTTTTATTTAATACAACAGATGAAGCTATAGTGGAAATAAGAAAGCTACAGGACGAATCTTTGAGAGCCGAAATGGGCGAAGCATCTTACCAACGCTGTAGAGAACTTTTTGATAAAGACAAAAATTTCCTTGAACTTTTAAAGATATATGATTCTTGAAAATACATCAATAAACATTATGTTGAAAAAACAATATTTTACTAATAAAAAATAAAAGTCCTTATTCATGAATTATTTTATATTTGGAGGTTCGGGATTTATAGGAACTCACTTAATCAACTATCTAAAAGAAAATAAGGCTGGTTCAAAAATATACAACCTTGATATTATTGAAAATACCCATAATGGTAAATCTATCTTTATAAATTGTGATGTAAAGTCAGAGATAAATTTAAATATTCCTGTTTCTGAAAATGATATAATCTTTAATTTTGCTGCTATTCATGTCACACCTGGACATCCTGACTATGATTATTTCGAAACCAACATCAAAGGGGCAGAGAATATTACGGCTTTTGCAGAAAAATTTAATGTTAAAAAAATACTTTTTACTTCTTCTATTGCTCCGTATGGCGCATCTGAAGAAATGAAGATGGAAACAACTACCCCAATGCCAAATACTCCTTATGGAATATCAAAATTAGTTGCAGAAAAGACTCATATGATTTGGCAGGCAAAAAAGAATCAACAAAGACAACTTACGATTCTACGACCAGGCGTAGTTTTTGGAAAGGGTGAAAATGGAAACTTTACAAGGCTATATTGGAGTATAAAAAGACACCGTTTTTTTTATCCAGGCAGAAAAGATACAATAAAAGCAAGTATCTATGTGAAAGAACTTGTGCGCTTCATGGTATTTAGGATTGAAAACAAAAATATAGATATAGAAATTTTCAATTGC
Above is a genomic segment from Chryseobacterium mulctrae containing:
- a CDS encoding EpsG family protein gives rise to the protein MIYLFVFFLSLIFFKLTDFFLDKKKGLAILFLIVAILIPSAFAGCRDLSIGTDTSFYVLEYFKEAKHAKNFFKYREDVARAETGYAIFNYIVVKIFNNISWLLFFIQGFIMLFITLAILQLKKSRLLPWAFLIYFLLYFSNSLNMTRQTMAIAMCIYAFSNLLTGRIIKALIIVCLAASFHFTAYIFLTVFPVYFYTSRFIKNFWLFQLVVSIACILFVVLLDAVIVAFIGVGVLGEGFGTYKSGGIYGSNLPVSDLFLCFVFFILFVFFKKYSVLQEFQKNLFQTIFLISIILCFAAVQSTFAIRGMYYFSFLSIIIVPLLITSIENKKIEYILWISVFCFFLLYWALTIPYANLGETYPYKSKILNL
- a CDS encoding glycosyltransferase family 2 protein, which encodes MNPLISIIVPIYKVEKYLEKCVESLLSQEYSNIEIFLVNDGSPDNCGSICNHFAQIDNRVIVIHKENGGLSDARNAALSLVKGEYITFIDSDDFVESTYISNLFNLIHKYQSDIAVSLFKFVIEGERQIVYQEEGKDMKFSRLEALNTMFYQDTFDNNATAKLYHSALFKNIRFPKGLLYEDLLTTYKLMLLAERGVAFSDVKTYNYLLREDSIEGSPFSDKKMKSLIFAIEDFEKIKLEMPDLEKSINCRILSLSLHLLFETEKYSNDERVIFLIVKKYRFKVLKDQKARRKARIAAIISYFGLESLRFLYKFGKSRNHS
- a CDS encoding NAD-dependent epimerase/dehydratase family protein translates to MNYFIFGGSGFIGTHLINYLKENKAGSKIYNLDIIENTHNGKSIFINCDVKSEINLNIPVSENDIIFNFAAIHVTPGHPDYDYFETNIKGAENITAFAEKFNVKKILFTSSIAPYGASEEMKMETTTPMPNTPYGISKLVAEKTHMIWQAKKNQQRQLTILRPGVVFGKGENGNFTRLYWSIKRHRFFYPGRKDTIKASIYVKELVRFMVFRIENKNIDIEIFNCTYEPAFTIEEISNSMMEITGMQRKIYKIPAGILKIAAGIIGAFGGKSIGIHPDRVKKLMISTNVSGKKMKTSGYNFHYTFDQALDDWFKDNNKEYLS
- a CDS encoding glycosyltransferase, which translates into the protein MKRILHIAEAFSTGIYTYLRDLTSYMTNVDNAEKYEIVIIYSKRDVLDESKIKDDFSDNVRFIKLQMMRNINPKDDFQSLLKLRQILKAERPDIVHLHSSKAGVLGRIASIGIIKRNRVFYSPHGYAFLRQDISPASQKLFRFIEMSGQFFFGGITIASGETELEFAKKIGKTYFVRNGVDFKNQRFIASIEKNKKFTVGTIGVLHTQKNPSDFNEIALKMPDIDFIWIGNGELAHQLTAPNITITGWIDTREKLLSLTSTFDVYLQVSLWEGLSIAILEAMALRKPIVASNIIGNKDSVQNGKTGFLFNTTDEAIVEIRKLQDESLRAEMGEASYQRCRELFDKDKNFLELLKIYDS